The following is a genomic window from Hyphomicrobiales bacterium.
TCCGTTGGCTCAACGACGATGGAGAGCTGTCTCAGGAGTTCGTCAGGCTCGCCCTGCCCCGCAGCGTCGAGCCGGGCGAGACGCTCGATGTCCGGCTGCGCTTGGGAGAAGAGCCGGAGCGTTACGAGGGCGCGGCGAGCATCCGGCTGTTCCATCTCGGGCATGGATGGTTCGACATACTCGACACGACGAACTCTGTGCTGCTTCCGCTCAACCGCGCGACCTTCGAAGCCTTCATGGCCTCGCCCGAGCTCCGGGAAGCGTGATGCCCGCGCAGCCCGCTCGCCCCCTGGTGGACTGGTTTTCGCCGCTGCCGCCAGCACGCAGTGATATCGCCCATTTCTCCGCGCGCATCCTGCCCGCCCTCGCGGCTCGTGCCGACGTCCGTCTGTGGACCGACCAGCCCGGATCGGACCCCGCGCTGGCCCGGCATGCGGAGGTCATTGTCTATGATCCGCGCAGCATCGACCTGGGCAAGCTGAACAAAAGCAATCTCATCTTTTACAACATGGGCAACGACGGACGCTTCCACGCCGCGATCCGTGAGGTCATGTTCAAGGTGCCGGGCGTGCTCGTGGCGCACGAGCTGAGCTATCACCACTCCATGTACTGGGACTACATGGTTCGCCGGAAGGATCCCGCGGCCTACCTTGCCTTGGTCGAGCAACGCTATGGCGCCGAGGGGCTGCTCGCCGCCAAGCAGCACATGGAGAAAGGCAAGCCGCATATCGATGATCTGGCGCGTCAGTACCCGTTCATCGACTATCTCGCCGATGCCTCGCTGGCCGTCGTGTGCCATACGGCGGCCGTCGAGGAAGCCGTGACGGCGCGCGGCGTCGGAGCACTGAGGTTGCCCCTCGCCTTCCAGGCTCCGCCGAACCCGCCCTCGAAATCCAGAACATCGGGTGTCCTGGAGTTCGTGCAATTCGGGTATATCGGCCCGCAACGCCGCCTCTTCAGCATACTCGGGGCGCTCGCTCGCTTTCGGGACAAGCATCCCTTTCGCCTCCGCATCTTCGGCGAGCTCTGGGACCAGGACGCGGTCCGCGCCGAGATCCGCCGGCAGCGGCTCGATGATCTCGTGTCGATCGTCGGCTTTGTCGCGGAACCAATCCTCGACAGCGCGATCGCCCGGGCGGACCTCGTCTTCAACCTGCGTTACCCGTCGATCGGCGAGGCATCGGGGAGCCAGATGCGCATCTGGGCTGCCGGAGCGCCTTCCATTGTCACCAATACGGGCTGGTACGGCGAACTTCCCGACGAGACGGTCATCAAGATCGAACAGAATACCGAGGCGGCGGATCTTGATCGCGTGCTTACGACGCTCGCCAGGGACCGCTTTGCTTACGCCCAGACAGGGCTGAACGGCTTCAAGCATCTGGCAAGGCATCACAGCCCCGAAACCTATGTCGAGCAGTTGCTGGCCATCAAGGATCTTGCCGAGGAGCGACGCTCCAGCATGGCCTACCGCCACCTGACGGCGCGCGCCGACACCGCCGTCGAACGCATGTTCGGCCGCGAAAGAGCCGCCA
Proteins encoded in this region:
- a CDS encoding Glycosyltransferase involved in cell wall biosynthesis codes for the protein MPAQPARPLVDWFSPLPPARSDIAHFSARILPALAARADVRLWTDQPGSDPALARHAEVIVYDPRSIDLGKLNKSNLIFYNMGNDGRFHAAIREVMFKVPGVLVAHELSYHHSMYWDYMVRRKDPAAYLALVEQRYGAEGLLAAKQHMEKGKPHIDDLARQYPFIDYLADASLAVVCHTAAVEEAVTARGVGALRLPLAFQAPPNPPSKSRTSGVLEFVQFGYIGPQRRLFSILGALARFRDKHPFRLRIFGELWDQDAVRAEIRRQRLDDLVSIVGFVAEPILDSAIARADLVFNLRYPSIGEASGSQMRIWAAGAPSIVTNTGWYGELPDETVIKIEQNTEAADLDRVLTTLARDRFAYAQTGLNGFKHLARHHSPETYVEQLLAIKDLAEERRSSMAYRHLTARADTAVERMFGRERAAKIKAVMNYQSKFDGSAHG